The Tachysurus vachellii isolate PV-2020 chromosome 23, HZAU_Pvac_v1, whole genome shotgun sequence genome segment tttattacggtTATAATATTCGATCTTTTTTCACATTCCTACAATTTGttctattattataaatattatacagagaaagttaaagtataaaatatgtgcagttttttatttatatatttaaaaaaaaagcaataatggATTTGCTTCTAAATGATTAATTGATGTAAATTACTGCTGGAATTGAAGCTGAGCTGCTGAGTGTATGGAcagattctgaccaatcagatttgagaattgtTACAAACGTTAAAAACGACcaagtaaatgaaataaacgtTGAATATACAACTTGTTCCGTTATGTTTTTTAGAAACAgtgttatatagtgttatagttatatagtgttatagttaatatagtgttatagttatatagtgttataattatatagtgttctaattatatagtgttatagttatatagtgttctaattatatagtgttatagttatatagtgttctaattatatagtgttatagttatatagtgttatagttatatagtgttataattatatagtgttataattatatagtgttatagttatatagtgttataattatatagtgttatagttaatataatgttatagttatatagtgttatagttatatagtgttatagttatatagtgttatagttatatagtgttctaattatatagtgttataattatatagtgttatagttatatagtgttataattatatagtgttatagttatatagtgttatagttatataatgttatagttatatagtgttatagttatatagtgttatagttatatagtgttatagttatatagtgttatagttatatagtgttatagttatatagtgttctaattatatagtgttatagttatatagtgttctaattatatagtgttatagttatatagtgttataattatatagtgttatagttaatataatgttatagttatatagtgttatagttatatagtgttatagttatatagtgttctaattatatagtgttatagttatatagtgttatagttatatagtgttataattatatagtgttataattatatagtgttatagttatatagtgttataattatatagtgttatagttaatataatgttatagttatatagtgttatagttatatagtgttatagttatatagtgttatagttatatagtgttctaattatatagtgttataattatatagtgttatagttatatagtgttataattatatagtgttatagttatatagtgttatagttatataatgttatagttatatagtgttatagttatatagtgttatagttatatagtgttataattatatagtgttatagttaatataatgttatagttatatagtgttatagttatatagtgttataattatatagtgttatagttaaTATAATGTTATAGTTAAATAgtgttataattatatagtgttatagttaatataatgttatagttatatagtgttatagttatatagtgttataattatatagtgttatagttatatagtgttatagttatatagtgttatagttatatagtgttatagttatatagtgttatagttatatagtgttataattatatagtgttatagttatatagtgttatagttatatagtgttataattatatagtgttatagttatatagtgttatagttatatagtgttgtgtataaaatattactATGATGTCGTCTTAAACCCGCCTCGTTAACTGAACGTCACTCAGCGACCGCGTCCTAAATCACTTCCTGTCCTTTATGTGACCTCGATCCCTGTCGTCTTGCCTTTTATCCTCTCCATATGAGCGTTGATATGgatattaaagtgtgtgtttttctgtgctgACAGCGGACCTGCGCGGCGCCACGCAGACGGCACCTACACCAGTGACGTCAGCTCGTACCTGCAGGACCAGGCGGCGAAAGACTTCATCACCTGGCTGAAAAGCGGGCAGCCCAAACCAGAGTAGGCATCACCTCCTTCATCGCCATGGCAACCTCACCTACAGTGCCTTATGGAGAAACacatatagagagacagagatttataacaaaataaacccTTAtgcttcatttatatttttatcttctaTTCcacttattcttttttttttttttttttttttgcttcttttggTCTTGTCTGATTTTAATGACCCTGTCCTAACCCCTTGCTAAGAAGTGACCTTGCTAATAAATCACGCTGAATTAACTCTGCTACTCATCTCTTTGGCTTTGGGAGCTTTTGCGGTGAAACAaagcttttgctttttttaaggtGTAAATGCTGCTGATTTGCTCTTCGGGTGTCTGGTGTTTGGGAATCttttgcttgtgtgtatgttcacACTAACACATGTACTCTTTAAAGGGAATAATACACAGGTTAGTGCTAATAAGCATAAAGACACTGATTAACAGGAAAAAGCTACTAATCTCTCACTAATGGGCACATTAATGCACTCGCAAACCAGCAATCTGCCTTCTGGGTGTCTTAGCTTATGGAAATCTTTgtactaactcacacacacacacacacacacacacacacacacacacacacacacacacacacacacacacacttaacaaaTACACAAGAGCAAAGACATTTTCTGGATTAGCTACTCAGCACAGTTACATATCTCATGAGCATGAACAGGGATTTCTCACTAGCTTGTGTGTAGACGTTTGGCGTTACACTACACGAGGACAGATTAGCGTATTAGCAATAGCTGTAGTATAGCTACACTTTTTTCTTAAtactaaaaaaatgcattttatttttttgagcatttttagcatttttgtttttaagcccTAATGTGAAAAAATGCTACTAGTTGAATTTTTGATTGTGCTAGCTTACTTATTTCAGGAACGTCTGCAACGCTGGCTAACATAAATGTCCCCTTAAAACTAAATGTTGAGAGATTTAAGAAGATATATAATCTTTTTGCATGTTAGAAACGTTTCTGTTGTGGcaggagaaagtgagaaaagaCGTCTATTTTATCGTTAACGGAAGCTACAATAAAAAGCGTTAGTTGGGATTGTGTTTATAGCCTGGTGAGTGTAGCTTTTATCACGAATGCTAATGTAGCACGAATGCTAGGGTTCATTTTCTGATCCTTTGAGCACATTTACAAGcacacatttttgttattttagagAAAAAGAATCTATAGATAATAGCTTAATTTtgcataacaaaaaaacaataattaatgcTGAACCTTacgaaaaactttttttctttgctttaaacATTGTGCACAAATCCTTCTCCCACACTGAATTAGCATAATAAGATCAGCGCAAacttggacttctgtgctaatAAATGGTAGCTTGGTGTCCTGTGTCACCAACATAAGACACAATTAGCGACATGCTATGTGTGAAACTACGCACGTGACGAtgcttgtgttgtgttcatgCTCAGTGCTGTCGAGACGAGACGCGTAGACACGTTACACAGGAGACACGTGGACGGCAGCTTTACCAGCGACGTCAACAAGGTGCTGGACAGCATAGCCGCTAAGGACTACCTACAGTGGGTCATGAGCTCTCAGTCATCGGCGAGGTAACGTCTTTAACCAGCACTAAGCACGCAAACATGAAGCTGACGTCGAGTATTGTCATGTGGCGATCACGAGTACGTACGGGACTCAGTTGTCATTCGTGTAAATACATAAATTGAACTAAAGTTCTACATTAGCCATTATGGTCATGACCTCACTTAATAGTGCACTTGAAAGTCGAGTTAAACAAACTACAAACACGTAAATTTGGGTTCATCAAGTGAACGTTAAAGCCTGACATTTAAACAGCGTTTTTACGGACGTGTCTAAAAGCAGAGCCGCTAATTCAACGCCCGGCTTCATCCTCATCACCAGGAATAAATGGTGTTTACGCTAGCGTTAACTTCGTATGTGTTCTGTATTTTCacagcactgtgtgtttatgatcTACTAGACATACCGCATTTAATGGGTTTTTGTGGGTGAAGTGaagggaaataataataataataataataataatatgtttaatttatatagcgcctttcccaagctcaaggacgctttacaaggtaacaTACATTTACGTCGGGAAAGTGGGCGTGTCTGTAAAACGACAGAAAGGAAGAATAATTACATGGAAACACAACAAGCATCAGCTGTGTAATACATTTATGTATTGGCTTAAACCATTATAATCATCACGCACTACATATTTTACAGGTTGTTAGCGAGAAATGAAAACATCAGCTATTACTATTGATAATTTAAAGAAGCATATTATCAGCATCTTCATCATCAGTTCATGCTTCAAATTTTGGCAGCAAACTGCGTTAATGATAAAAGTCGTTTCCTTCTTTTACAGCGGCAAGCGACAATGAAGtcatgaaagaaagataaagtGCTTCCTGTTCCTGGAATGAACGTTTAGGATGTTGTTCTTCACCCTGAAAATCTTCAAATCACGGCAAAGTTATAGTCCTTAGCCAGAGCTGATACAACACAGGAAACCAAAAGCCATATATATTTCACCGTCAATTGTTTgtactgttattatttatttgcaacAGATTTGTGCTAAAAAGTCAAGGGTATGAAAAAGAAGTATTTTTCTATAGATTCGTGCTATTTTTAATGCTTACTATTTATAAAATGGTTCTGAAACTCAGGTAAAATACATATGTATATCCAAACTCTCAGGTGAGTTTAGTGATTGAGAGAAAATGTAGTATCAAAAATGGTGCCCTGctctgcaaaataaaataaacttcatGTTCAATTTGTCTCTTTGCTTTCATTAGATCGCTTACGGCTGCTTTAATGTTGTGTACATTATAATGCCATAAGAAGGAAATGATCAGAGCGACTTCAgaagaatgcacacacacaaacacacacacacacacacacacacacagacacacagacacatgtacactcacacacagacacacacacagacacacacacaaacagacacacacagacacatgtacactcacacacagacacacacacagatacacacacacggacacacacaaacacacacacatacacacacacagacacacacagacacatgtacactcacacacagacacacacacagacacacacacaaacagacacacacagacacatgtacactcacacacagacacacacacagatacacacacacggacacacacaaacacacacacatacacacacacagacacacacagacacatgtacactcacacacagacacacacacacaaacacacacacatagacacacacacacaaacagacacatgtacactcacacacagacacacacagatacacacacacggacacacacagaaacacagagacacgtacacacacacagacacgcacacacacacagacacacacagaaacacagagacacgtacacacacagagacacgcacacacacacagacacacacagacacacacagacacatgtacactcacacacagacacacacagacacacacaaacagacacacacagacacatgtacactcacacacagacacacacacagatacacacacacggacacacacaaacacacacacatacacacacacagacacacacagacacatgtacactcacacacagacacacacacagacacacacacaaacagacacacacagacacatgtacactcacacacagacacacacacagatacacacacacggacacacacaaacacacacacatacacacacacagacacacacagacacatgtacactcacacacagacacacacacacaaacacacacacatagacacacacacacaaacagacacatgtacactcacacacagacacacacagatacacacacacggacacacacagacacacacagaaacacagagacacgtacacacacacagacacacacacagagacacgcacacacacacagacacacacgcgtacTCACAACATGATTTATGGCCTTATTCAGTAGAATGGGTTAAAAAAAGATTCTTAAGTAAAAATACATAGAGAATATTTCACTTAAAAACATGAAagactgttaaaaataaaacaaattatacatcttttattttgattttaatttgaGTCGGATTCTGATTCGATTCCGATTCCGTTCGGTTGATTCTGACGTAGCTATGTGACGACGTCCTACGCGCGACGTAAGGAGGCGTCTGCTCAGTTACGtcattcttttacacacacacacacacacacacacacacacacacaccggtttCACTTTTACGCGATTTTATAGAGTCCATTGTGTTTTTTACGATGATTAAAAACGGACATCACGCAGCTCCGGAGGCCGAAAGAGCCGAAGCGTCAAACCGCGGGGCGGAGAAAAGGAAGCGGTTAGTGCGCGTGTGGTGTGACGGCTGGTACGTgcatttacctcagaaatattacacacaaacaacaaacatacTCATAAAATATCACTTAATACATTAGATAGTCAAACGTTTATAATACAcgttataatacaaaataatacagcGCATAAAGAAGCTAGAGTTTAAGTGTCCCGGTTAGCTGTTAGCTAACTCGCTGGTCGTGTCCCAAATACAGCTTAGCGCCCTACATCAGAGCACTACATAGGGAACAAGCTGTTACAACCTATCTAGTGTAAGTAGTGGTGTAAAGGGCGAGTGGGATTGGGATTGGTCCCTCTGCTGCCCTCACCGCCAGAAGCGGGTTTCACGTTTCATTGagttttttttagcataaataaataaataaaagtaaacttttgcAGTGAACTTTATACAGCACACAGTGCGGCATTTTGTTGTGTGAGTTACATTTAGtgacaaataaatgttaactAAACAAATCTGTGTAACTCTTCATTACAAACAACAACGTTAATAATGTTGAGGACAAACagctgtaactgacctaataataatgttacagacctgtaactgacctaataataatgttacagacctgtaactgacctaataataatgttacagacctgtaactgacctaataataatgttacagacctgtaactgacctaacaataatgttacagacctgtaactgacctaataataatgttacagacctgtaactgacctaataataatgttacagacctgtaactgacctaataataatgttacagacctgtaactgacctaataataatgttacagacctgtaactgacctaataataatgttacagacctgtaactgacctaataataatgtgacagacctgtaactgacctaataataatgttacagacctgtaactgacctaataataatgttacagacctgtaactgacctaataataatgttacagacctgtaactgacctaataataatgttacagacctgtaactgacctaataataatgttacagacctgtaactgacctaataataatgttacagacctgtaactgacctaataataatgtgacagacctgtaactgacctaataataatgtgacagacctgtaactgacctaataataatgtgacagacctgtaactgacctaataataatgtgacagacctgtaactgacctaataataatgttagacctgtaactgacctaataataatgttacagacctgtaactgacctaataataatgttacagacctgtaactgacctaataataatgttacagacctgtaactgacctaataataatgtgacagacctgtaactgacctaataataatgtttcagacctgtaactgacctaataataatgttacagacctgtaactgacctaataataatgtgacagacctgtaactgacctaataataatgtgacagaccttgtaactgacctaataataatgttacagacctgtaactgacctaataataatgtgacagacctgtaactgacctaataataatgttacagacctgtaactgacctaataataatgttacagacctgtaactgacctaataataatgttacagacctgtaactgacctaataataatgttacagacctgtaactgacctaataataatgttacagacctgtaactgacctaataataatgttacagacctgtaactgacctaataataatgttacagacctgtaactgacctaataataatgttacagacctgtaactgacctaataataatgttacagacctgtaactgacctaataataatgttacagacctgtaactgacctaataataatgttacagacctgtaactgacctaataataatgttacagacctgtaactgacctaataataatgttacagacctgtaactgacctaataataatgttacagacctgtaactgacctaataataatgttacagacctgtaactgacctaataataatgttacagacc includes the following:
- the gcga gene encoding glucagon a, producing MKGTHFSAGLVLLLVLIQSSLELPLQDDTTSSETDASVLDERKDMMRVRRHSEGTFSNDYSKYLETRRAQDFVQWLMNSKRSGGPARRHADGTYTSDVSSYLQDQAAKDFITWLKSGQPKPDAVETRRVDTLHRRHVDGSFTSDVNKVLDSIAAKDYLQWVMSSQSSASGKRQ